From one Candidatus Omnitrophota bacterium genomic stretch:
- a CDS encoding carbamoyltransferase — MYILGISAFYHDSAAALIKDGDIVAAAQEERFTRKKHDQSFPSNAVRFCLEKAHITIGDINYVAFYDKPFIKFERILETYLAYAPYGVRSFVKAIPMWIKKKLFMKDLMQKELGYKGVIIFPEHHESHAASAFFPSPYREAAILTMDGVGEWTTASFGSGTGNTISIRSEIKFPHSLGLLYSAFTYYTGFRVNSGEYKVMGLAPYGRPIYRDLILKELIDLKEDGSFKLKMKYFNYCAGLTMTNRKFHALFGGPPRKPESKLTQRDMDLARSVQDVTEEVMLKMACHVRKVTGKEHLVLAGGVSLNCVGNGRILREGPFKGVWVQPAAGDAGGALGAALFVWYQYLGNPRSADDRHDFQKGSFLGPDYSNYEIKKFLRECGAPYTELSDPEIPERIADLVASEKVIGWFEGRMEFGPRALGSRSIIGDARSPKMQEVMNLKIKFRESFRPFAPSVLAEKVSDYFEMDGESPYMLLVAPVKASRRRPVKGGEEELFGLARLNVVRSEIPAVTHVDYSARVQTVDRARHPRFYDMVKRFYEKYGCPVIINTSFNVRGEPIVASPKDAYLCFMRTNMDYLIMGNMLLEKKEQKPLDKDVDWLKEFELD; from the coding sequence ATGTACATCCTGGGCATATCGGCGTTCTACCACGATTCCGCCGCCGCGCTGATAAAAGACGGCGATATAGTCGCGGCCGCCCAGGAAGAGAGGTTCACGAGAAAGAAGCACGACCAGTCATTCCCGTCAAACGCCGTAAGATTCTGCCTGGAGAAGGCCCACATCACCATCGGCGACATCAATTACGTCGCCTTCTACGACAAGCCCTTCATAAAATTCGAGCGCATACTCGAGACATATCTCGCCTATGCCCCGTACGGCGTCAGGTCCTTCGTGAAGGCGATCCCCATGTGGATAAAGAAGAAGCTCTTCATGAAAGACCTCATGCAGAAAGAGCTCGGCTACAAGGGCGTGATAATATTCCCGGAACACCACGAATCCCACGCGGCGAGCGCCTTCTTCCCGTCGCCGTACCGCGAGGCGGCGATACTGACCATGGACGGGGTGGGGGAGTGGACGACGGCGAGTTTCGGCTCCGGGACCGGCAACACCATATCGATAAGGTCGGAGATAAAGTTCCCCCATTCGCTCGGCCTCCTCTATTCGGCGTTCACATATTACACCGGTTTCAGGGTCAATTCGGGCGAATACAAAGTGATGGGCCTCGCCCCGTACGGGAGGCCCATATACCGGGACCTCATACTGAAGGAGCTGATAGACCTTAAAGAGGACGGTTCCTTCAAGCTGAAGATGAAATACTTCAACTACTGCGCCGGCCTCACCATGACGAACCGGAAGTTCCATGCCCTTTTCGGCGGCCCGCCAAGGAAGCCGGAATCGAAACTGACACAGCGCGATATGGACCTGGCGCGGTCCGTGCAGGATGTCACCGAAGAGGTGATGCTGAAGATGGCCTGCCACGTCCGCAAGGTCACGGGAAAAGAGCACCTGGTGCTGGCCGGAGGCGTCTCCCTGAACTGCGTCGGTAACGGCAGGATATTGCGGGAGGGGCCGTTCAAAGGCGTATGGGTGCAGCCGGCGGCAGGCGACGCGGGCGGCGCGCTCGGCGCGGCCCTGTTCGTATGGTACCAGTACCTGGGCAACCCGCGTTCCGCGGACGACAGGCACGACTTCCAGAAAGGCTCGTTCCTCGGCCCCGATTACAGTAATTACGAGATAAAGAAGTTCCTGAGGGAGTGCGGCGCCCCGTACACGGAGCTCAGCGACCCGGAGATACCGGAGCGGATAGCGGACCTGGTCGCCTCCGAGAAGGTCATCGGCTGGTTCGAAGGTAGGATGGAATTCGGGCCGCGCGCGCTCGGGAGCCGCAGCATCATCGGCGACGCGCGTTCGCCGAAGATGCAGGAGGTGATGAACCTCAAGATAAAGTTCAGGGAGAGCTTCCGCCCGTTCGCGCCGTCTGTATTGGCCGAGAAGGTCTCCGACTATTTCGAGATGGACGGTGAAAGCCCGTATATGCTCCTCGTTGCGCCGGTGAAGGCGTCGAGGAGGAGGCCGGTGAAGGGCGGGGAAGAGGAGCTCTTCGGCCTCGCCCGGCTGAATGTCGTACGGAGCGAGATCCCTGCCGTGACGCATGTCGACTATTCCGCCCGCGTCCAGACGGTGGACAGGGCCCGGCATCCCCGCTTTTATGACATGGTAAAAAGGTTCTACGAAAAATACGGCTGTCCGGTGATAATAAATACCTCCTTTAACGTCAGGGGCGAACCGATAGTGGCCTCGCCGAAAGATGCGTACCTCTGCTTCATGCGCACCAATATGGACTACCTGATAATGGGCAACATGCTGCTTGAGAAGAAAGAACAGAAGCCGCTCGATAAGGATGTCGACTGGCTCAAAGAGTTCGAACTGGATTGA
- a CDS encoding MFS transporter, producing MKMIRFRDVFKDKNFSLLWCAQVVSNFGDRLNQMALVALVYQRSPGNAVALAKLIALTIIPVFLIGPIAGAWVDRLNRRNVMIICDILRGFLVLLIPFFIKTNQILPIYLIVFLTFSISRFFIPSKMAIIPELVSREKLLVANTLSDTTHMIGNVVGLVVAGIIVNIPSIGAVGGFYIDATSFFISAAFIGMIVQREFIRHVRDDFEVTREALEDSIRKSIVTEIKEGIGYLTKYGNMRFIVNAFFLLMAGIGAISCVIIVFIQDAFDTPTRDLGFLGMFLVIGLFLGTLLYGKFGQGLKKRMIVYASFTATGISIALFTFSVKGWPDILLSGPLAALIGIAVSPMMTSMNTLTHETVPEEARGRIFSSLEAVMHLAFLVFMFAAAYAVKHTGSFWVLTGTGMLFLVYGVSGVLYENRTRTTYP from the coding sequence ATGAAGATGATACGTTTCCGGGACGTATTCAAAGATAAGAACTTCTCGCTACTCTGGTGCGCGCAGGTCGTATCGAACTTCGGCGACCGGCTGAACCAGATGGCGCTGGTCGCCCTCGTCTACCAGCGCTCCCCCGGGAACGCCGTGGCGCTCGCCAAACTGATAGCCCTTACCATAATCCCGGTCTTCCTGATCGGCCCGATCGCGGGCGCGTGGGTCGACCGGCTGAACCGCCGGAACGTCATGATCATATGCGACATCCTGCGCGGTTTCCTGGTGTTGTTGATACCTTTCTTCATCAAGACGAACCAGATCCTCCCGATATATCTCATAGTATTCCTGACGTTCTCGATCTCGAGGTTCTTCATCCCGTCGAAGATGGCCATAATACCGGAGCTCGTCTCGAGAGAAAAACTCCTGGTCGCGAACACGCTTTCGGACACCACGCACATGATAGGGAACGTCGTGGGCCTTGTGGTCGCCGGCATCATAGTGAATATCCCTTCAATAGGCGCGGTCGGCGGGTTCTATATAGACGCGACGAGCTTCTTCATATCGGCCGCCTTCATCGGGATGATAGTCCAGAGGGAGTTCATACGGCACGTGCGCGATGATTTTGAGGTGACTAGAGAGGCGCTCGAGGACTCCATCAGGAAGTCGATCGTTACGGAGATAAAGGAGGGGATAGGATATCTTACGAAGTACGGTAATATGCGTTTCATCGTGAACGCGTTCTTCCTGCTGATGGCCGGGATAGGCGCGATATCGTGCGTCATCATCGTCTTCATACAGGACGCCTTCGATACGCCGACGCGGGACCTGGGGTTCCTCGGGATGTTCCTCGTGATCGGGCTTTTTCTCGGCACGCTCTTGTACGGGAAGTTCGGGCAGGGCCTGAAGAAGAGGATGATCGTCTACGCCAGCTTCACCGCGACAGGTATCTCCATAGCGCTCTTCACCTTTTCCGTGAAGGGATGGCCCGATATACTGCTTTCCGGGCCGCTGGCGGCGCTCATAGGGATCGCGGTGAGCCCGATGATGACGTCGATGAATACACTTACGCACGAGACGGTCCCCGAAGAGGCGAGGGGCCGGATATTCAGTTCGCTCGAAGCGGTCATGCACCTTGCTTTCCTGGTATTCATGTTCGCCGCCGCGTATGCGGTCAAACATACGGGCAGTTTCTGGGTGCTCACAGGGACGGGGATGTTGTTTCTGGTATACGGTGTGTCGGGGGTCTTATATGAAAACAGGACGAGGACTACTTATCCTTAG
- a CDS encoding SLC13 family permease, producing the protein MKNAIYYITGIVVLVAASSLLGLTTKQLAAVAGFSSIFFGAIFFWQYRLAFAFFGVGILLATGLIDVAHVVEFAGLDIVLFLIGMMIVVGFLEEKQFFEHLIDRLIVLVGMDGRRLMTVMLVASFLSAALVDEVTSILFMAAAMLNITSKYKLNPVPFLIMVVFATNVGSSATVVGNPVGVIIAMRSGLGFAEFLRWASPISIVVLIATIMLFFFYYSKAIGHLHTALRSDAGERKSRGEALSAKEPVTRGVLVSGLLFACVIIGLVLHSHVEHLLGLEKNTMLLGTALLGAAAALLLSRENARVIVEKRVDWWTLAFFLFLFASVGTLKFQGITSVIAQRIIGAAGDNIPLLVAICAWTSGALTSVMDNVLAVAAFVPIIKDIGAMGIPTFPLWWSVLFGSTLLGNLTIIGSTANIVAVGVMERRKLGAVGFLEWLKVGIVVAIPQLLIAHMLILAQLRWMVK; encoded by the coding sequence ATGAAAAATGCGATATACTACATCACGGGGATCGTCGTCCTTGTCGCGGCGTCCTCTCTCCTGGGCCTCACGACTAAACAGCTGGCGGCGGTAGCGGGCTTCTCTTCGATATTCTTTGGGGCGATATTCTTCTGGCAATACCGTCTCGCCTTCGCGTTCTTCGGCGTGGGGATACTGCTCGCCACCGGGCTCATCGATGTCGCTCATGTGGTGGAATTCGCCGGGCTCGATATCGTACTCTTCCTTATAGGCATGATGATAGTGGTCGGTTTTCTGGAAGAGAAGCAGTTCTTCGAGCATCTCATAGACCGTCTCATCGTGCTGGTGGGGATGGACGGCAGGCGGCTCATGACGGTGATGCTCGTCGCCTCGTTCCTTTCGGCAGCCCTTGTAGATGAGGTCACATCGATACTCTTCATGGCCGCCGCGATGCTCAACATAACCTCCAAATACAAACTTAACCCCGTCCCCTTCCTCATCATGGTCGTCTTCGCGACGAATGTCGGTTCAAGCGCCACCGTGGTCGGCAACCCGGTGGGCGTCATCATCGCCATGAGGAGCGGGCTCGGGTTCGCGGAGTTCCTGCGGTGGGCCTCGCCCATTTCCATCGTCGTGCTTATTGCCACTATCATGCTGTTCTTCTTCTATTACTCAAAGGCGATCGGCCACCTTCACACCGCTTTAAGGTCCGATGCCGGTGAAAGGAAGAGCCGCGGAGAAGCATTATCCGCAAAAGAGCCGGTCACGCGCGGCGTCCTGGTATCGGGTCTTCTCTTCGCCTGCGTCATAATCGGGCTCGTTCTCCACTCCCATGTGGAGCATCTCCTCGGGCTTGAAAAGAATACGATGCTCCTCGGTACCGCGCTCCTGGGGGCCGCAGCTGCGCTTCTCCTCTCAAGGGAGAACGCGCGGGTCATCGTAGAAAAGAGGGTCGACTGGTGGACGCTCGCGTTCTTCCTGTTCTTATTCGCCTCCGTCGGCACGCTTAAATTCCAGGGCATCACTTCCGTCATCGCGCAGAGGATAATAGGCGCGGCGGGGGACAACATCCCTCTCCTCGTCGCCATATGCGCATGGACGTCCGGGGCCCTCACCTCCGTAATGGACAACGTCCTCGCCGTCGCCGCGTTCGTGCCGATCATCAAGGATATAGGCGCTATGGGCATACCGACCTTCCCGCTCTGGTGGTCGGTCCTCTTCGGGTCCACGCTTCTCGGCAACCTCACCATAATAGGGAGCACCGCAAATATAGTGGCTGTCGGCGTGATGGAACGCAGGAAGCTGGGGGCCGTGGGTTTCCTGGAGTGGCTTAAGGTGGGTATAGTGGTCGCTATACCGCAGTTACTGATAGCTCACATGCTTATACTTGCGCAGTTGAGGTGGATGGTCAAATAG
- a CDS encoding phospholipase D-like domain-containing protein, with product MRVRPDRGSIRRIGPYGKLGIAITIWSFLITSTCTAFDLPLMKRALSPPSNIDPIAKIEDADKTPVVVESRFDKDIKNGFKEDYYCLYVNNTISKALESNAGTGELSRLIGRLETIHEASGLGGEFKAAGKRGGFYIEYLKSTGGDPLILHYFLNKAEARTCAYTALPFDTERTLYCETISGKEYEKIKDTPPVAFSTDGGCERQVIEAMGEAERTIDIAIYEFDNRAILAALLKAHERGVKVRVVMDKCNVKRKAAGELKGAGIETVIDKRKSGLMHNKFMIVDDKFVVTGSYNWTEKANDYRENTIVLGCAEPFREEFERIFGGVLSGRSPPGARGPPSRIKALFSPHGGCHDEIKRIIEDTKAAKSAHPEYPQTIDIALYYFTDRDIAGTLFEAKEAGVDVRIILDKTQKRLSYGIEEFLRGLEREAERKRADGQVRGSLIIRYHRIPHGIMHNKFALIGQNTLTGSYNWTAAAEKKNSENLVVIPGRVRDYEEEFERIWKDYESPAIIDEGGPGRELARGPPAGPGMCEELSEIDARPFVKDALDKIEAANLAVFGRKSAYPHVAPSRAPPLLEGTSIYAGTLPEGSYSKVIKDFEDGKYDICTVVADSIRLFRVFDSTGEKGKSRFDGPWFSEERFIGSPPETKANLFLGDYNDARMRGEVMLKRGTVFLFGNVANGRGTQIYVPWDFINNGYVEYLKDTIERWDDLHNTWCR from the coding sequence ATGAGGGTGAGGCCGGATCGCGGCAGCATACGAAGGATAGGACCATATGGTAAGCTCGGCATCGCAATAACCATATGGTCTTTTTTAATCACTTCAACATGTACCGCGTTCGACCTGCCTTTGATGAAGAGGGCCCTCAGCCCCCCGTCGAATATAGACCCCATCGCGAAGATAGAGGATGCCGACAAGACGCCCGTCGTCGTAGAGAGCAGGTTCGACAAAGATATAAAGAACGGCTTCAAGGAGGACTACTACTGCCTCTACGTCAATAATACCATATCGAAAGCCCTTGAGTCGAATGCCGGCACCGGAGAGCTGAGCAGGCTCATCGGGCGGCTTGAAACGATCCACGAAGCATCCGGCCTGGGAGGCGAATTCAAGGCCGCCGGGAAACGGGGCGGCTTTTACATAGAATATCTGAAAAGTACGGGAGGCGACCCTCTCATATTGCACTACTTCCTGAACAAGGCCGAGGCCAGGACATGCGCGTATACGGCCCTCCCGTTCGATACGGAAAGAACGCTCTATTGCGAGACCATCTCCGGGAAGGAGTATGAAAAGATAAAGGACACCCCGCCCGTCGCCTTCTCAACGGACGGCGGGTGCGAGAGGCAGGTAATAGAGGCGATGGGAGAGGCGGAGAGGACGATAGATATAGCGATATACGAATTCGACAACAGGGCCATACTTGCGGCATTGTTGAAGGCCCACGAGCGGGGTGTGAAGGTAAGGGTGGTCATGGATAAGTGCAATGTGAAGAGAAAGGCGGCCGGCGAGCTAAAGGGGGCGGGCATAGAGACGGTTATAGATAAACGTAAGAGCGGCCTCATGCATAATAAGTTCATGATAGTGGACGATAAGTTCGTGGTGACCGGAAGCTACAACTGGACGGAGAAGGCCAATGACTACCGGGAGAATACGATAGTCCTCGGCTGCGCGGAGCCGTTCCGGGAAGAGTTCGAGCGGATATTCGGAGGCGTCCTCTCAGGCCGCTCTCCGCCCGGGGCGAGAGGCCCCCCTTCACGGATAAAGGCCTTATTCTCCCCGCATGGCGGCTGCCATGATGAGATAAAACGAATCATAGAAGATACTAAAGCCGCAAAGTCAGCCCACCCCGAATACCCCCAGACCATAGATATAGCCCTATACTACTTTACCGATAGAGACATCGCCGGGACCCTCTTTGAAGCGAAAGAGGCCGGGGTCGACGTGAGGATCATCCTCGACAAGACGCAGAAACGCCTCAGTTACGGCATCGAGGAGTTTCTGCGCGGCCTCGAGAGAGAGGCCGAGAGGAAGAGGGCCGACGGGCAGGTCCGCGGCTCGCTCATAATAAGGTATCACCGCATACCGCACGGCATCATGCACAATAAGTTCGCCCTGATCGGCCAGAATACGCTCACCGGGAGCTACAACTGGACCGCGGCGGCGGAGAAGAAGAATAGCGAAAATCTGGTGGTGATACCGGGCCGTGTCAGGGACTACGAGGAGGAGTTCGAGAGGATATGGAAGGACTACGAGTCGCCGGCAATAATAGACGAAGGCGGGCCTGGGAGAGAGCTTGCCAGGGGACCACCGGCCGGGCCCGGGATGTGCGAAGAGCTGTCGGAGATAGACGCAAGGCCCTTCGTAAAGGATGCGCTCGATAAGATAGAGGCCGCCAACCTTGCCGTCTTCGGCCGGAAGTCCGCTTATCCGCATGTCGCGCCTTCGCGCGCGCCGCCGCTCCTCGAAGGCACCTCTATCTACGCGGGGACCCTGCCCGAGGGATCTTACAGCAAAGTCATAAAGGATTTCGAGGACGGAAAGTACGATATCTGCACGGTGGTCGCGGACAGCATAAGGCTCTTCCGCGTATTCGACAGCACCGGGGAGAAGGGCAAGTCAAGATTTGATGGGCCGTGGTTCTCCGAAGAGAGGTTCATCGGGTCTCCCCCGGAGACGAAAGCCAACCTCTTCCTCGGGGACTATAACGATGCGAGGATGCGCGGCGAGGTGATGCTGAAGAGAGGCACGGTATTCCTCTTCGGTAATGTCGCCAACGGCCGCGGTACCCAGATATACGTCCCCTGGGACTTCATAAATAACGGCTATGTCGAATACCTTAAGGATACGATCGAGAGGTGGGACGACCTTCACAATACGTGGTGCAGGTAA
- a CDS encoding flavodoxin family protein translates to MPRKILVLSGSPKPDGNTAALVGWFVEGARSKGADVEVVPTAFLKYKSTGCMSCRACQKKEEYECAINDEATPVLARMADADVIVMATPLYFFGPSAQLKLVFDRMFSLYKWDNEAGTMVTPLKDKTLVLMASAYEDVGLDALAKPFEITAGYTGMKFESLLVPNAGVSGDIKKREGVREKAIELGKRAAI, encoded by the coding sequence ATGCCAAGAAAGATACTGGTCCTGTCGGGCAGTCCCAAGCCGGACGGCAATACAGCCGCGCTCGTCGGCTGGTTCGTCGAAGGGGCGCGCTCAAAAGGCGCGGATGTCGAAGTCGTCCCGACCGCCTTTCTCAAATACAAGTCTACGGGGTGCATGTCATGCAGGGCGTGCCAGAAGAAGGAGGAGTACGAGTGCGCCATAAATGACGAGGCGACCCCGGTCCTGGCGAGGATGGCGGATGCCGATGTCATCGTAATGGCCACGCCGCTCTACTTCTTCGGTCCGAGCGCACAGCTGAAACTCGTCTTCGACAGGATGTTCTCGCTATATAAATGGGACAATGAGGCCGGCACCATGGTGACCCCGCTTAAGGATAAGACGCTCGTCCTGATGGCGAGCGCCTACGAAGACGTAGGGCTGGACGCGCTGGCTAAACCGTTCGAGATAACGGCCGGCTACACGGGCATGAAGTTCGAATCCCTCCTCGTCCCGAACGCGGGCGTATCGGGCGATATAAAGAAGAGGGAAGGGGTGCGCGAGAAGGCCATAGAGCTGGGCAAAAGAGCGGCTATATGA
- a CDS encoding DUF5989 family protein: MGFLKELWEFMRMRKRWWLLPIVIMLVLLGLLIVFTESSAVAPFIYTLF, translated from the coding sequence ATGGGGTTTTTAAAAGAGTTGTGGGAATTCATGAGGATGCGGAAACGCTGGTGGCTCCTCCCGATAGTGATAATGCTCGTACTCCTGGGGCTCCTGATAGTATTTACGGAATCGAGCGCGGTAGCGCCGTTCATCTATACGCTGTTCTGA
- the trxA gene encoding thioredoxin → MFEVTNDNFDKEVTKSDKPVLIDFWATWCMPCKIIAPLVEELSDELAGEIKVAKTNVDDSPELATELSVLNIPTLILFKDGKEVTRIIGVNSKEAIKAKISSVLR, encoded by the coding sequence ATGTTTGAAGTAACGAACGATAATTTTGATAAAGAAGTGACGAAGTCCGATAAACCCGTCCTGATAGATTTCTGGGCGACGTGGTGCATGCCCTGCAAGATAATAGCGCCTCTCGTAGAGGAGCTGTCCGATGAGCTTGCCGGGGAGATAAAGGTCGCCAAAACGAATGTCGATGACAGCCCGGAGCTCGCAACGGAGCTCTCGGTCCTTAATATCCCCACGCTCATACTCTTTAAGGACGGAAAAGAGGTCACCCGCATAATCGGAGTCAATTCCAAGGAAGCGATAAAGGCGAAGATAAGCTCCGTCCTTCGTTAA
- a CDS encoding SxtJ family membrane protein, with protein MIIWDEIKAIRSGKKELREFGFTFAVIFAILGGIVLWRGKGSWPYLFTAAVLFGIPAAALPAVLLPLQKAWMAFSVVIGFFMSRLVLALLFYGVVTPIGLLMRLTGKDILDERIDRGKGSYWQDRPPAAKDRASYEKQF; from the coding sequence ATGATAATCTGGGATGAGATAAAGGCGATAAGGAGCGGCAAAAAGGAACTGCGCGAATTTGGTTTTACATTTGCGGTGATTTTTGCTATCTTAGGGGGCATAGTCCTCTGGAGGGGGAAGGGTTCATGGCCTTACCTCTTCACCGCCGCGGTTCTGTTTGGCATCCCTGCTGCGGCGCTGCCGGCGGTCCTCTTACCGCTCCAGAAGGCGTGGATGGCATTTTCCGTAGTCATCGGATTCTTCATGAGCCGGCTCGTCCTGGCGCTCTTATTCTACGGTGTAGTGACCCCGATAGGGTTATTGATGAGGCTTACGGGTAAGGATATCCTGGACGAGCGGATAGACCGGGGGAAGGGGTCATACTGGCAGGATAGGCCTCCCGCGGCGAAGGACAGGGCAAGTTACGAAAAACAGTTCTAG
- a CDS encoding VanZ family protein, with the protein MNNKKMIDVAVLMLYIGIIYSTLSVMPVVFSFFSKLVGPKGGLVIDIAAFVMIVTVCLLFGSRLGRNGVMPYIWLMVILSVYVYVLMECTPIIAEKVHLLEYGFLAYLVWRVFRDVRQEWIRYLLITALVVAVGWCDELIQGTLPNRVYDVRDIYLNILSGLLGLALVMLLAPGRDRR; encoded by the coding sequence ATGAATAATAAAAAGATGATAGATGTAGCGGTGCTCATGCTGTACATAGGGATCATATATTCCACGCTATCCGTGATGCCGGTGGTATTTTCGTTCTTTTCGAAACTGGTCGGACCGAAAGGAGGCCTGGTCATAGATATCGCGGCGTTCGTGATGATAGTGACCGTATGCCTCCTCTTCGGGTCGCGGCTGGGCCGGAACGGCGTCATGCCTTATATATGGCTTATGGTGATATTGTCGGTATATGTCTATGTCCTCATGGAGTGCACGCCTATCATCGCGGAGAAGGTCCACCTCCTCGAATACGGGTTTCTCGCGTATCTGGTGTGGAGGGTCTTCAGGGATGTGCGGCAGGAATGGATACGGTATCTTCTGATAACGGCGCTGGTCGTGGCGGTCGGGTGGTGCGATGAGCTTATCCAGGGGACTCTGCCGAACAGGGTCTATGACGTGCGGGACATATATCTGAATATATTGAGCGGACTGCTGGGGCTCGCCCTTGTTATGCTCCTGGCCCCTGGGAGAGACCGGAGATAG
- the purN gene encoding phosphoribosylglycinamide formyltransferase has translation MMNIAVLCSGNGTNLQAIIDGVKSGHIPASIALVVSDNKKAFALERARKAGIETLVLDPKDFKSREDFDRKIVEGLKKREVGLVVLAGFMRLMSPYFIKEYRNRVINIHPALLPSFKGTHGVKDALEYSVKISGATVHFVDEELDHGPIILQSPVEVKDGDTEESLWQRIHEEEHKIYPEVVKLFAEGRLRVEGRKVIIK, from the coding sequence ATGATGAATATTGCGGTATTGTGTTCGGGGAACGGGACGAACCTGCAGGCGATCATAGACGGCGTGAAGTCGGGTCACATACCGGCTTCCATAGCCCTCGTCGTGAGCGACAATAAGAAGGCGTTCGCCCTGGAACGCGCCCGCAAGGCCGGGATAGAGACGCTCGTCCTGGACCCGAAAGATTTCAAGTCCCGCGAAGATTTTGACCGCAAAATAGTGGAGGGGCTGAAGAAGAGAGAGGTCGGGCTTGTGGTCCTGGCCGGCTTCATGCGTCTCATGAGCCCGTATTTTATAAAGGAGTACAGGAACAGGGTCATCAATATACACCCGGCGCTCCTGCCGTCATTCAAAGGCACTCACGGCGTAAAGGACGCGCTGGAATACAGCGTAAAGATCTCCGGCGCGACAGTCCATTTCGTCGACGAGGAGCTCGACCACGGGCCTATCATACTGCAGTCTCCCGTAGAAGTGAAAGATGGCGATACGGAAGAGAGCCTGTGGCAGCGCATCCATGAAGAGGAGCACAAGATCTATCCCGAGGTGGTCAAATTGTTCGCTGAAGGACGGCTCAGGGTGGAAGGTAGAAAGGTAATAATAAAATAG
- the msrA gene encoding peptide-methionine (S)-S-oxide reductase MsrA, translating into MRDAEAGEEKATFAAGCFWGVEEAFRTLKGVVSTRAGYTGGRTKDPTYKEVCTDTTGHAESVEVTYDPSMISYDELLRVFWDIHDPTTPNRQGPDTGSQYRSAIFYHDEDQKKAALASKEWLERTGKFSRKIVTEIVPASEFYEAEEYHQQYDMKRGVRSCPRPQ; encoded by the coding sequence ATGAGAGACGCTGAGGCAGGAGAGGAAAAGGCGACCTTTGCGGCCGGCTGCTTCTGGGGGGTTGAGGAGGCGTTCAGGACATTGAAGGGCGTCGTCTCGACCAGGGCCGGTTATACGGGAGGCAGGACGAAGGACCCGACCTATAAAGAGGTCTGCACCGATACCACAGGCCATGCCGAATCGGTCGAGGTCACTTACGATCCGTCAATGATATCATATGACGAACTCCTAAGGGTCTTCTGGGATATACACGACCCTACGACCCCGAACCGGCAGGGGCCGGACACCGGCTCACAGTACCGTTCGGCCATATTCTATCATGATGAAGACCAGAAGAAGGCGGCGCTCGCTTCAAAGGAATGGCTTGAACGGACTGGAAAGTTCAGCAGGAAGATCGTGACCGAGATAGTCCCTGCGTCTGAATTCTATGAGGCCGAGGAGTATCACCAGCAGTATGATATGAAACGCGGGGTAAGGTCCTGTCCGCGGCCGCAATAA
- a CDS encoding archaemetzincin, which yields MLRHIFILTLFISSVLLPGMGEARVIEEHIYLVPAGDVDAKVLEYIKGRLPEALPMTLRVTIETRKELPPDAYYASRKGYDASAVLDGIWRLVTIDVRNERVLVVTGADLYTPEADHISGLADGKRGICIISLARLGDGSRGPGPDDKLFPERAFKEALYVIGRSLGLADCSDPKCVMSSSAGAPDTGKKKDRFCHDCRRSLRRNYDDPLFKSLSI from the coding sequence ATGCTTAGGCATATATTTATACTGACACTTTTTATTTCATCCGTGCTCCTTCCCGGCATGGGCGAGGCGAGGGTGATCGAAGAACATATCTACCTCGTGCCGGCGGGAGACGTCGATGCGAAGGTGCTGGAATATATAAAAGGGCGCCTCCCGGAGGCGCTCCCCATGACGTTGAGGGTGACGATAGAGACGCGGAAGGAGCTGCCCCCGGACGCTTACTATGCCTCCCGGAAAGGGTATGACGCCTCGGCTGTCCTGGACGGCATATGGCGGCTCGTCACGATAGATGTACGTAACGAGCGGGTGCTGGTGGTGACCGGCGCCGACCTCTATACCCCTGAGGCGGATCACATATCCGGCCTGGCGGACGGGAAGAGAGGCATATGCATAATATCGCTGGCGCGCCTTGGGGACGGGTCCCGCGGCCCGGGACCGGATGATAAGCTCTTTCCGGAGAGGGCCTTCAAGGAGGCGCTGTACGTTATAGGCAGATCGCTCGGCCTCGCTGACTGCTCCGACCCGAAATGCGTCATGAGCTCTTCCGCCGGCGCTCCGGATACGGGCAAAAAGAAGGACAGGTTCTGCCACGATTGCCGGAGATCGCTGCGCCGCAATTATGATGACCCGTTATTCAAGTCGTTGTCCATATAA